The DNA window TGTTGTATGGAACTCATCGAAGCCGAAGAAGACGACCTCGACACGCTCGTCGACTACTGGTATTCTCTTGCAAGAGCGATGGAATCGTACGACGAGCTGAATAAACTCGTCTATACGGATATCGACGAAGTCTCGGATGACGGCTTCCGCGCTCATCTTGACGACGACGAAATCACCGACTATCTCGTCATTCACGAAGGTGAGACGATCGGCTTCGTAACTCTCCGCGAGGGCCACCATTCGTCTCGGCAGTACTCGAGATATCTTCGCATCGTGAACCTCGCTATTGACGAATCGCATCGGAACCGAGGTCACGGTACGAACGTTATCGAACGCGTCGAGGAGATCGCCCGCGAGATGGGTTGTGACCACCTCAAGGTCTCCTGTGAATGGCACAACGAGGGCGCACGCCGGTTCTACCGCGATACCGAGTTCCGACCGAAGCAAGTAGATTACGCGCAACCGTTAGAGTAGAGTGAGTCAACACAGACGTTCGGCACGCCTCCCCCCTACGACCGTTTCGTCGCGAACGAACTGAAACGAGGTTGCCCCCGCCGAGTACCTTCTCCGTCGTCGGCGTTCGCGCCTCGTCACGTTATCGGGATGTCGACGAAGCCGCGATTGTAGGGCGGCTCAGACGTTGACGTCCTCTATCTCCTCGTTGACGACGAACCGCCCCTGCGGCGTGAGTTCGCACGGCGTCGTGCTGTCGGTGATGAGGTCGTCCTCGAACAGTTCTTCGAGCTTCACCTCCAGTTCGTTCTCGTCGAGTTCCAGAAGCGACGCGAGGTCGATTTCGGGTCCGGTGGAGTAGAGGCCGACGAGCACCTCCAGTCCCTCCTCGCTCACCTCCACGTCGCGCGCGTCGCTCTTTATCCAGTGGTAGATGAGACGCAGGTACCGACCGAGGACGTTCATCTTCCGCCGCGACGGGAGGGATATCTCTGTGGTGACGGTCTGTCCGTTCTCGACGTGTTGCACCGAGAGGACGAGCTGTTTCTCCCCCTCGACCGTCCGTTCGATGACCTCGAAGAAGATGACGGAGGCGAGGTCGATGGTGAACGGTTCGTCCTCCTCGCCGAGGGAGTCGTTGCCGGGGAACGTGACGGACTCGTAGTCGAGGTGGAGTCCGGTCTCGCGCTTCGGCGAGTCCATGACGCGGCCGCCCACCTTCGCCGGGTGCGTGACCATCGTCTTCGACCCGTTCAGCGCCGCGCGGAACAGGAGTAGCGAGAACTTCTCGATTGTGTCGCGGTCCCCGCCGATGACCGTCGTCTGACGGCGGTTGTCGACGATGTATCCCACCATCACGGTGTAGTCGAAGAACTCCTCGACTTCCGCCGGGACCTGTCCGACCGCGATGTCGAACACCGAGGTGATGGGGATGACCGTCTTCGACCGCGACGTAGCGAGGATGAGGCGGCGACTGCTCATCAGGACGCGACCCTTCACCGGGTCGAACGAGGCGTTGCCCCCCGCGACGAAGTTCGCGACGAAGT is part of the Halopelagius longus genome and encodes:
- a CDS encoding CheF family chemotaxis protein, yielding MTDTSDREIETDGSGTSPADTESNGENLLEAYRQKKEEPDTTDEEPDRSERDKKKAAKGESIVVDFVANFVAGGNASFDPVKGRVLMSSRRLILATSRSKTVIPITSVFDIAVGQVPAEVEEFFDYTVMVGYIVDNRRQTTVIGGDRDTIEKFSLLLFRAALNGSKTMVTHPAKVGGRVMDSPKRETGLHLDYESVTFPGNDSLGEEDEPFTIDLASVIFFEVIERTVEGEKQLVLSVQHVENGQTVTTEISLPSRRKMNVLGRYLRLIYHWIKSDARDVEVSEEGLEVLVGLYSTGPEIDLASLLELDENELEVKLEELFEDDLITDSTTPCELTPQGRFVVNEEIEDVNV
- a CDS encoding GNAT family N-acetyltransferase; the encoded protein is MELIEAEEDDLDTLVDYWYSLARAMESYDELNKLVYTDIDEVSDDGFRAHLDDDEITDYLVIHEGETIGFVTLREGHHSSRQYSRYLRIVNLAIDESHRNRGHGTNVIERVEEIAREMGCDHLKVSCEWHNEGARRFYRDTEFRPKQVDYAQPLE